One part of the Chitinivibrionales bacterium genome encodes these proteins:
- a CDS encoding PIN domain-containing protein yields the protein MRAYIDSDILIWHLRGEQKAAAFLRKIQKSQEYQLWIGALQRAEVVFFMRPHEVDQTDLFLSQFQTTPVDQKIVDIAGSMYRKWRPSHGVDINDTLLASTAKETGGVIYTLNKKHYPMPDIIVKKAW from the coding sequence ATGAGAGCATACATTGATTCAGACATATTGATATGGCACCTGCGAGGCGAACAAAAAGCCGCCGCTTTTTTAAGAAAAATACAGAAATCACAAGAGTACCAGCTCTGGATCGGTGCACTTCAGAGAGCTGAAGTTGTTTTTTTTATGAGGCCTCATGAGGTTGACCAAACCGATCTTTTCCTTTCTCAGTTTCAAACAACACCGGTTGATCAAAAAATTGTCGATATAGCCGGCTCAATGTATAGAAAATGGCGCCCCAGTCATGGAGTCGATATCAATGATACTTTGCTTGCATCAACAGCAAAAGAAACTGGTGGTGTCATTTATACGCTCAACAAAAAACACTATCCAATGCCGGATATTAT